ATGGTAAACACGACCTACCATAAAACCTGTTGAGCTTACATTTAGTATGATTTATTTTATCCCAGTAGCATATAGTCATCTAAGTActcattcttcaatcttcaaaacTTCATAACTTTCTCCCTATCACCCACTCGAGTAGCTCACATGCTTCATTTCATCACCATTTTCAATTAATTGCCAGTATTGTTTAAAGGGGAAATTGTGAAACAAAGTAAATAACTTTTCCGGAGCCAATCCCAATATACAAGTACTCCTATATAGCGTATTTAGAACCACATTTCTAAACCCCACCaaccccaaccccaaccccaaccccaacacacacacacacacacacaaaattgATATGACTATAAATTCATCCATAGTTTGATAGAAAATTTAGATCAATAGTTTTATTGTAACTAAGATTTGGTCATTGTGATTTCCTTTTCAATTCACTAGTGCAAGGACAAAGAAACAAAGCCAGCTCAATCGACTGTTATCACAATTCACAAAACGGTGCGAATAAGGCCACATTTGATTCTCTTCACAGCTCACTCACATTATCATTTTTCCTCAGAGAAACGGGGAAAGAGCAAGAATGGCACAGAGCAATGACATCAGATTCACCGAACATCAACTTATCCATGCTCAGTCAGTCAGTTCAAAGGAATGGCACTGGGGCAAATGACATTAGATTCACCATACATCAACTTATCCATGTCAAGTCCAGAGGAACACACATGCTTGCGAAGGAAAATTGTTGATTTATTACAAGTTCACAGAATCAAGGCACAAGCATAACAGTTCGTGAGCTCAGCCCGGTTCCAAAGGCGCCAAGGTTCACACAAATGGATAAGTCGCTCGCTGAAAGTAGCATCATGATATCATCAGAATCACTTGCCAAAAGCACCATCACAGACATCATTTTAGCTTCTTAAACAGCTTTGGTGCTACCTGCAGATGCATGTTTCATAGAAAATTGTTATTATCTAGCTCAACGGTACTTTTCTTCAGCTGATTGTAACAAATATCAATGTAATCTGGAAGTAAGTACTTACACATTTGTCGATGCATGACAAGTAATCAAAATATTGCCCGGTGCAGTGTTTGTGCCCAGTATCATCATTCTCGACTCTCTTGACACATTTCTGAAAACTGACAGCCACCCTTTAATGGATGAACAAGTACTTACGCACCATGTATGAGTAGTAAACAGTTGAAATATTATCACCCATCCTAGGGTAAAATGAAACAACATGAAGGGCTGAAGTCTAATATTCAAATTCAGTTTTTAAAAAGGTATGTACAGGTCTACAGCACCATATCCAAGGAACTGCAACGATTATATGATTCCCAACCTGACAACCTTACAGCTCAAGTTCTGCATTCGCGAAGTTATAACTCAAGAGATCAAAAAACAGGACCATATACAAATTTTATTACGGTTCAACCAGCATACATCCTTAACAAAGCAATCATTGAATAGCTAATCAGAAGCTGAAAATAACCAGTTGGCATGCCTGTTAATAGATTGGGAGCATAACTCTCAGGATGTCATGATTGTGCTGTCTGATCAGGACAATGAGAAATGTGAATACAAGAATAGTAGAATATACATAATTTTAGACCCAACACCACTTGACCGACAGTAATTAGCTCCTAACACTGGCTGCCAAGATAAGTCTAATATAAGCCAAGGCAATGTGTAACTTAAAAATATAATCTTCAAATTGGCTAATAATTGTATGTTCACACTTCACACAGGTGAATAATTCAAAATAGGTTGGTCTATGATTGCACAAGAAAAAGACCATGGCTACTACCAGGAACAGGCCCTGGCTAGGTATTCAAAGCTTCATTGAATTTCTTCCACTGTTCTGCCAACCTCAATGagttaaattttgaaatttcatGAAGGAATATAAATAATATGGTTCCAGAACGGCAGAACCCTTTTACCAACTAAAGGATAGCTGGATATATTAAACAGTAAAGAAACTGGAGTTTTGAGTTCCCATAAAAGAAAGAGAGGCACATACATCATACTCATAAAGTGATTTTACACACTGTGGCTTGCATCGTTCCTCAAGATACTTCTTTTGATCAACAAGTTCCTCATCGTCCCTGGGATAGAAGAACATTAGAAAACTATAGAACTTGGATAGAAAAAAAAGGGAGTGATTCACAACATTCTAGTAACAGCCAGGGCCCTTGTGATGTGAATAGCACATTAGCGATTCAGCTCATGCAATGTGGGCACATATTAACATTGTGATCAGTGAAACCCGAAATATCTGCAAAGCAAGACTGTCAGCAAACAGGTTGCCTACTGCAACCCTATATAGCTTAAAATTGAAGCTATAAGGCAAACAGATCTTAATTCTCAACTTAATAGCAATATAATTTTCATAAAGTGCAGGGCATGGGAATATTGGATATAGTAACATTTTGGAGCCAGGCGGCCAGGAAAACAGATTACTAGTATTTACCCAAGGAGGAGGAAACAACCATCAGGAATTTTAGTGTGGCATCGAACTGTTGATTAGAAGAAAAAGGAGCCAAGAACACCTAAGCATAAGGTGGCAATCAATCTAATCTGCTACAATCCTCCAACTATGATCAAACAGGACCGTCTTCTTACATGATCCTGCATGAGGGCACGGAGTAGGCACTGGAATGCGCTACTGTAGATACTGCTTGTATAGATAGACAAGATAAGCTACATTGGCCGGACAAACAAACTTCCCTCAAGCACACCCCCGTCACCATGCACAAAGCCAAAGCTGCAATCAAGCTGCCACATCCCACCGTTACGAACAACACGAAAAGTTAGCATCTAGCTATGCATCATTCTCATTCCAATCCACAAAAGGGCAAGCTTGTTCTTGCCCTCTCGCAACGGAAACCGCAACTAATCAAACCGCACGCCCCGGCCGCTGAATTCCTGGCCGCGAGATGCGGAGGCGCACCCGCGGTTAGCTCGACCCAGCTCCAATCGGAAGAAACAGCACCGCATACACCGGGCACGCGCGCACAGAAGCGCGGCGCCCAGATTCCGAAAGCTACTGAAGAACTGAATGACAAGAATCAGCAGAGCGAGGAAGGAAGAGTTACTCACATGGCCACTGATAGAGAGATCCGTGGCCTTGCTCCGACGGAGAGGAGAAGAGGATATCCAATGGAGGGATCTGATCCGAGGAGAGGATTGATTAGGGTTGGGACTTGCAGTGGCAAATTTGTTTGTTTGGGGGAAGCAGGTGGAGAGAGGAGACCACGAGGTTGACGACGCCGTTCCTCTTTGGGCTTAGTGTTGGGCCGCTGACCTGGGTTGGGCCTTAGGGGACGGGCTGGGCAACCCGCCGACCGGGAATCCTATATATCTTTcgtaagttttttttcttctctatgTTCCAGTATTTGAGATCCGTGCAAACAATCACAACCATCAGATCCAACCAAACCCTAGCTTCCTCTCTCCTCAAcctacctctcctctctcctgtgCGTGCTGTGGCAGAACTAGTTTGAATTATACCAGTTTGAATGCACTAAACACCTAAACGCACCTTAACCAGTATAATCATTAGTCTGTCGGGTAAtatcccgatgaaaccacttgatatcggatcgtaacacaagtatacatcccgcacgaaggcgagtcagagatacaacaattccacaatattttacatcacatagataagaagTATAATTTACATTAAAATTCCGAAGCTAGCAAGCCGAAGCTTGAGCTTTTAcagttttatttcaaaaaaagagGTTTCCCATAAACAACTATAAGAAAGAAATcctgcagcggaaagtaaaacACAACTATATACAAATGTTGTAGGGGTGATGTCATGATAA
This genomic interval from Panicum virgatum strain AP13 chromosome 8K, P.virgatum_v5, whole genome shotgun sequence contains the following:
- the LOC120643659 gene encoding cytochrome b-c1 complex subunit 6-1, mitochondrial-like; protein product: MDDEELVDQKKYLEERCKPQCVKSLYEYDKCVKRVENDDTGHKHCTGQYFDYLSCIDKCVAPKLFKKLK